Genomic window (Methanosphaera sp. WGK6):
AAAAATAATGGTTTTGTAACAATTCAGGACTTTTAACTAAAATTCTATAAATCAATATTTCAAATCAAAACATTTATATATATACTATATTAAAATCTATCTCTATAATACTAATATTATTCAGGGAGATTAATAAATGTATGAAGTAGTTTTAGAAAGAGAAGACTGCACTATATGTGGAAATTGTATAGAAATTGATGATACATTATTTGCTTTTGATGATGATGATTTAGCAACACTTGTTGGGTCAATAAGGGATGATGATGTTGATGAAATTGAAATAGATGATGCAGAAATATACAAAGAAGCAGCAGATAATTGTACAGGTGAATGTATAGAAGTATATGATGATGAAGGAAATCCTGCTTAATCTTTAAACTAATTGTTGGCTAAAGCTATTTTTTCAAATTCAATTAGCATAATCTAATTTCAAATAAATCACATCAGAAGGATGTTTTAACTAATTTACATTTGAAATTAATGCACTGTAAAAAATAATTATTATTTATTTTATAATAATTTTAACCTTTAGTCAACAGTACCTGTTTAAATAAAAATAACTTTTATTATCATGTTCTATTTATTTTAACTAATTTTTAGTAAATATTAACTTTTTTTTAAATCAATTAATTTATTAGATATATTTAATATATGATTAATTAAAGAATTATTTAACACAATATTCAATTTTTTTATAAAATAATCAGGTGTTTATTAATGAAATTATTAATTTTTGTAACGGGAAGGGGTATTGGTGGTGATGCTGTAACTGCATACAATATAGCAAAAGCATTAAAAAGTAAAAACATCTCTTCAAAAATTGTTTTAGATCCAAGTGCTCCTGGATATTACTTTAAAAAACGTGGTATAGAATGGCTTAAATCACCTATACCTGCTGCAGGAGGACATGCAGCATCAAAATCAAAATTATTCAAAGCAGCATTAAAAACAATTAAAGCTTCAATTTCAGGAGCTCGTTTAATTAAAAAAGAAAATGCTGATGGTGTTATTGGCGTTATTGGTGGTGGTGCAGTAATAGGTTGTTTATCTGCTAAATTAGCTAGAGTTCCAGCAATAGGTGTGGTTGCAACACCAACAGATACAAAATTGTCACTTAAACTTAATCCAACATTACTTTTACCAGAATCTCCATTATTCACTATTGATTCAGTAAAATCAAAATATGCTGTAAATACTAATTATTCACCTATTAAAACAGATATTATTAAAGGAAATAAAGAAAATATTTTGGATAAATTACCTAATCAATTTGACTCTAATAAAAAATCAATATTATTCGCATCAGGTTCAACACTTTTTGATGATATGGCAAAGGCAGCACGTAAGTTTGCAGAAGAGAATGATGATGTGAATATATTTGTAGTTGGTGATCCATTACATGATGATATAAATGACATTATTAATCATCCAAATATTATTAATTTAGGTTATATTAATTATATTGATGACTTATATGATTTAGTTGACTTAGCTGTTATAACTGATGATGGTTTAACATTACATGAAACTTTAGCATGTGAAATACCTGTAGTTGTAGTAATTGGTGTTAAGTATGGTAGATATCATGGGCTTTCAAAAGTATTTGATGGTGCTGTTATAGAAAGTAATGTTGAAAATATAACTGAAAATATAACTAGTGCTTTATCTAATTATGAATATATGCAAGAAAGGGCTACTAAATATTCAATAGGTATTCTCAATGGTAGTTCTGATTTAGTAAACTTTGTATTAGAACATATGAGTTAAAGTTATATAACTTTTTTCTCATACTTTTTTTTTAAATTTATTGGAATATTTTTTTATAAATAACGTTTGAAGTATCCAGTTAATTTAGAAATTCCATCAGTAGTTGGATGAATTTCTATGAAGTTATCAAAATTATCTATTTTATTTCCATCTTTTATTAATTTAATCATATAATGAAGTGCAATACTACTTGAAGGGGCAATAGAAAGGATATCAGTAATTTCACCATCACTATTAACAACTTCTTTTGTATAACCTGTTTTTCCATTTAACATTTTCCAGAAAGTTCCAGGACCTGCTGCTCCTGGAATTGATGTTTTGGTTCCAATATTTGATACTTGGTGGCCTAAAACATAACTTACATCATAGGGTAGTGTTATAGTTAAGGGAATATATGAGTAATCTGCAGCTATGTGATTACCCATAATATTTTTAATAGCAGTCATTCCTTCCATACGTGACACGGGTGTAGCTTGAATTCCACCAATAACATCACCTGCAGCATATATGTCTTTGTTTGATGTTTGCATGTATTCGTTGACTAATATGTATCCATTTTCATCTAATTCTACTGTATTTTTAACTAGTTGTGAATTAGGGGTTACTCCTGTAGCAAGTAAAACAGTCCCTTCAATTTCTCCAAAATTTGTAATGACTGATCTATCTGTAATCTCTTTAATTTCAACATTTTCATGTACTATTGTATTTTTAAGTAAATTACGTACAATATACTCTTCAGCTTCAGGGTCATTTAATATTTTAAGGAATTGAGTTCTACATAATATTTCAACTTCACTACCCATACTTGAAAAGATTCCAGCATATTCTGCAGCAGTAGAACCTCCACCAATAATAACTAATTTTTCAGGAATTTCTTTTATCTTTAAAGTATCTTTATAAGTAAGAGCTTTTTCAACTCCAGGAATATCTGGAATTAAAGGTGATGAACCTGTACAAACTAATAATTTATCATATTCATATTCATCATCTTCATTAACTATAACTACTTTTCTTACACTATCTACTTCAGCAGTTCCCTGAACATAATCCACACCCGTGTTAATAGTTTCATTAGTAATAACAGAACGTATTTTTTTCTGAGTTTCCTTAATAATTTGTGTAACTTTACTATAATTTACAACAGGTTTAGACTCAATAATTCCTAATTCATCAAAATTTTCAGCATCTAATACATGCTTAGAAACATCACTTAATGCACATACAACCATACATGCTTGATTTAAACATTTTCCACCAATATGTTTATTTTCAATAAGTGTTACATCATTTCCCTCTTCAGAAGCAGCCATAGATGCAAAACGACCAGCAGGACCTGCTCCAATAATAACTATTTTTGTCATATTAATCAGTACTGTTTTTTATTTTAAATAAGTTTATACATTTATAGTACTAATTATGTTTTTAAATAATATATTCATTACTTAATTTAAATATTAAAATAAGAAAAAATTAAAGGGGAGGTTAAGATAAGAAATTATTCATTACTATATTTGATAATTTTTTCCAATTGTTTTTTAGCTGTTCCATCTTCAATAAGTTTTCTTGATAATTTCACACCTTCTTTTAATGAATCAACTTTTTCAGTTAAATAAAGTATACTTGCTGAATTCATTAAACATAAATCCATTCTAGCCTTATCTTTACTAGTTTCAGTTACATTATCTAATATTTTATAAATAATTTCAAGATGTTCTTCAGGACTATCTGGTGCCATTATATCTTCAGGATTACAAAATTCTAAACCAAAGTCTTCTGGTGTAATGTATTTAACTTCAATGTTTCCATGATTAATAAATGCAACTTTTGTTTTTCCAATATTTGAAATTTCATCCATAGCAGGATTACCATCCTGATCAAAACCATGAACAATCATTCCACGTTCAACACCTAAATTAGAAGCTACTTTAGCAATAGTTTCAACAAGGTCTGGGTCATAAATACCAGTTAATCTTGCAGTTACTTTACTTGGACAGGAAATTGGACCTAATAAATTGAAAACAGTTCTTGTTTTCAATTGTTTTCTTAACATCATAACATTTTTAGTAGCTTGATGGTAAATTGGTGCAAATATAAATGCAAAATTACATTTATCAATAGAATTAGCGACTTGTTCTGGTGTAAGTTCAATATTTATACCTAGTGCTTCAAGAGCATCTGCACCACCAAACTTACTACTTACACTTCTATTTCCATGTTTGGATATTTTAGCTCCACCAGCACTAGCTATTATTGAAGAAGCAGTACTTACATTAAATGTTTTAAATACATCTCCACCTGTTCCACAAGTTTCTATTAAATATTCTCCAGGATCATAATCAATAGGGATAGCATGGTCTTTCATACTTCTAGTTAATCCTGTGATTTCATCAATAGTTTCTCCTTTCATTCTCAATGCAATTAAAAATGATGCAATAACTACATCAGGGTAGTCACCACTGATTATATCATCCATACATTCATATGCTTCCTCATCTGTTAAATTTTGTCTTTTATCAATTATGTTATCTAATACATCACTTATCATTTTAGACTACCTTTTTGTTGCTTTTTTCATTTCTTGGATGTAATCTATAATATTTGCAAACATTACATCTTTATTATCTAAGTTTTCTTCAATAATGTTTAATACTGCACTACCTACAATTGCTCCATCTGAACCTGCATCAAGTACTGTTTTTACATGTTCTGGTTTGGATATACCAAATCCTACACATAATGGTAAGTCTGTATGTTCTCGCACACGTTTTATTAAGTCAGTAGAGTCATGTGAAACTTCTGTACGTGCACCTGTTGTTCCCATAACTGATGCAACATATATAAATCCACCAACTATTTTTGTAATTTGTTCTAATCTATCATTACTTGTTGCTTGTGATACAATGAATACTTGTTCAATACCATATTTATTGGATGCTTCAATTACATCATCTGCTTCTTCGGGTGGTAAATCCGCTATTAGTATTGAGTTTACTCCAATATCATGTAGTTTTTTATAGAATTCATCAATTCCGTGTTGGTATACTAAATTATAGTATAATAGTAGTCCAAATGGTTTATCAGTATATTCTCTTAATTCTTTAAGGAATGTGAAACATTTTGCAACTGTCATTCCACTTTTAAATGCTCGTATATCTCCATTTTGAACACTTTTACCATCAGCTATAGGATCAGAGAATGGAAAACCTATTTCAAGTGCATCTGCACCATTATCAACTAATGTTTTTGCAAGTTCTAATGATGTATCATAGTCTGGGTCTCCAGCTACTAAAAAAGGTATGAATACTCCTTCATTATTTTTTTTTGTTTCTTTAAACATTTCTGCATAGGTTTTCATGCTCATATTTCCACTCCTAATTGTTTTGCTACAGTAAACATATCTTTATCTCCACGGCCAGATAAGTTTACAATAATTGTTTTACCTTTGTTTTCTTCTTTTTTAGCATATTTTATTGCATAGGCCACTGCATGTGAACTTTCTAAAGCAGGTATAATACCTTCTGTTTCACATAATGTTTTGAAACCTTCTAATGCTTCATCATCATTTATTGGTACATATTGTGCTCTTCCTATACTTTTAAGGTATGCGTGTTCTGGACCAATTCCAGGGTAGTCAAGTCCTGCTGATACACTGCTTGTTTCTTTAATTTGACCTTCTTCACTTTGTAGAACTA
Coding sequences:
- a CDS encoding ferredoxin, coding for MYEVVLEREDCTICGNCIEIDDTLFAFDDDDLATLVGSIRDDDVDEIEIDDAEIYKEAADNCTGECIEVYDDEGNPA
- a CDS encoding glycosyltransferase, which translates into the protein MKLLIFVTGRGIGGDAVTAYNIAKALKSKNISSKIVLDPSAPGYYFKKRGIEWLKSPIPAAGGHAASKSKLFKAALKTIKASISGARLIKKENADGVIGVIGGGAVIGCLSAKLARVPAIGVVATPTDTKLSLKLNPTLLLPESPLFTIDSVKSKYAVNTNYSPIKTDIIKGNKENILDKLPNQFDSNKKSILFASGSTLFDDMAKAARKFAEENDDVNIFVVGDPLHDDINDIINHPNIINLGYINYIDDLYDLVDLAVITDDGLTLHETLACEIPVVVVIGVKYGRYHGLSKVFDGAVIESNVENITENITSALSNYEYMQERATKYSIGILNGSSDLVNFVLEHMS
- a CDS encoding NAD(P)/FAD-dependent oxidoreductase, whose protein sequence is MTKIVIIGAGPAGRFASMAASEEGNDVTLIENKHIGGKCLNQACMVVCALSDVSKHVLDAENFDELGIIESKPVVNYSKVTQIIKETQKKIRSVITNETINTGVDYVQGTAEVDSVRKVVIVNEDDEYEYDKLLVCTGSSPLIPDIPGVEKALTYKDTLKIKEIPEKLVIIGGGSTAAEYAGIFSSMGSEVEILCRTQFLKILNDPEAEEYIVRNLLKNTIVHENVEIKEITDRSVITNFGEIEGTVLLATGVTPNSQLVKNTVELDENGYILVNEYMQTSNKDIYAAGDVIGGIQATPVSRMEGMTAIKNIMGNHIAADYSYIPLTITLPYDVSYVLGHQVSNIGTKTSIPGAAGPGTFWKMLNGKTGYTKEVVNSDGEITDILSIAPSSSIALHYMIKLIKDGNKIDNFDNFIEIHPTTDGISKLTGYFKRYL
- the trpD gene encoding anthranilate phosphoribosyltransferase, with amino-acid sequence MISDVLDNIIDKRQNLTDEEAYECMDDIISGDYPDVVIASFLIALRMKGETIDEITGLTRSMKDHAIPIDYDPGEYLIETCGTGGDVFKTFNVSTASSIIASAGGAKISKHGNRSVSSKFGGADALEALGINIELTPEQVANSIDKCNFAFIFAPIYHQATKNVMMLRKQLKTRTVFNLLGPISCPSKVTARLTGIYDPDLVETIAKVASNLGVERGMIVHGFDQDGNPAMDEISNIGKTKVAFINHGNIEVKYITPEDFGLEFCNPEDIMAPDSPEEHLEIIYKILDNVTETSKDKARMDLCLMNSASILYLTEKVDSLKEGVKLSRKLIEDGTAKKQLEKIIKYSNE
- the trpA gene encoding tryptophan synthase subunit alpha; amino-acid sequence: MSMKTYAEMFKETKKNNEGVFIPFLVAGDPDYDTSLELAKTLVDNGADALEIGFPFSDPIADGKSVQNGDIRAFKSGMTVAKCFTFLKELREYTDKPFGLLLYYNLVYQHGIDEFYKKLHDIGVNSILIADLPPEEADDVIEASNKYGIEQVFIVSQATSNDRLEQITKIVGGFIYVASVMGTTGARTEVSHDSTDLIKRVREHTDLPLCVGFGISKPEHVKTVLDAGSDGAIVGSAVLNIIEENLDNKDVMFANIIDYIQEMKKATKR